The DNA region GCATATGCCGGTGCAGGCTTCTCCGCCTTTTTCTCCACTGGCTTCTCAGCGGGCTTTGCTTTTTCCTTGGACAGCACCACCGCCTTCTCCGGCTCCGCCGCCTTGCTGCCGGGCGGCTCCTGGTCCTTCGCGGGCGCACTGCGAAACGCCCCGATCAGCGGATTTTTCTTCTCTTCTGCCATACTTTTTTGCCTCCTCCTTGCACTATATCAAAATCCGTCTCAATTTGAGACGGGTTTTGTTTCGGTCCCAGGTGCTCCTTTCTGCACCCTTGTGTGGCTGCCGTAAGCGTCACCGGCCCCTGCACGGTCACATCTACGGTCAGCAAATAATACTCCGTGTGCATAAAATCCTCCTTCTTTTTTGCCAGCACAACGCCCGCCTCCCTGGGCGGGCTACCCACCAGCCAGGTCGTGCTGGACCTCCGCCTGGTAATAGTGATAAATGGTGACCGGCGCGTTATACAGCGTGGTCATTAAGTACGCCCGCACATTGACCACCTGCGCCGTGGTGCGCTGCAAGCTCTCGATGACATACTCCAGGTGGTCCCGCTCCAGCAGCCGAAACCGCTTCTGCACCTGCCAGGCAGGCAGCAGCTCGCCGCCCACCCGAAGCGTTGGGCGGGTGCTGCACAGCACATCGGTGATGACGGCCACCAGCTCGTCTATGAGCTCCACCTCATAGCGCTCACAGAGCCGACTATACTCCACCTGGCTGCGCACTTTCTCTGTCATCCTCTCCCTCTCCCATCGCCCGCCGCCGGGCGGCGAAGAGGAGGATCTGTAAAGCTGATTCACATCCGTCTGCTTTCTATCTGTATAGTTTCCGTCCCCCTTTGGGAAGTCTGCCCTTCCGCTTTGGGGAACTCTTGACTTCCCGTTTTCGGAAGTCTTGACTTCCTCCCCGGGGAAGTCAGCCGGAGGCGGCACCGCCCGGGTGGTGTAGCGCTTCACATAAATGCGCGTGGGCTTCCCCTGGCCCTGCTTTTTCCGCTCAATGAGCCCGATGCCCTTCTCCGTGTCCAGCTCCGCCAGCAGCCGCACAGCCTTTCCATGCCCGCACCGCAGGCTCTCCTGTATCTCCTCCAGCGTGTAGTAAATGTAGACCCGTCCAGCCCCATCATACCACCCGTTCCGCGCCGAAAGATTCATCCTGTCCAACATCAACCCATACAGCAGCTTGGCGTCCGTAGACAGCCCCGAAAACCGCGTCCCTAAAATCAGCAGCCGCGGGATTCGATAAAAAGAGCAGCTTTCGCTCTCCTCGCCGTAGTAATAATCAAACTTCTCAGGCACGAAAACCCCTCCTCAAATTCCTAAAATAAAAGCACCTCCCGCCTTTACAGATGGGAAGTGCTTTATTTGCTAAATTCACTTTTCTTCCTCAGTTCTAAACAAGACCCGCAGATAATCCTGCCGTCCGTCCAAAATGCGGGAAATCTGTATCGTCTCATTCTCAACGCAGTAGAACAGGAAATAGTTTCCGCTGAGCAGCGCCCGCAGGTTAGTCTCTCTTCCGATTTTGGAAGAAACGGAAAAACCTAAATGCGGATTCTGCTGTAGAAGTCGCAAATCATGTGTGATGTTCTTCGCAATGCGTCGCGCTGCCTGTGGGTTATGCAGCTGCATCGAAATATACGCACTGATCTCTGCTAAATCACCGGCTGCTGCCGGTGTAATTTTCAGTTTATACATCCGTCAGCCCAAGCTGAGACTCCACTTCCTCCAGCGTGAGCCAGCCCCCTTCTTCCGCAGATTTCCATCCCTTGTCGATTTCCGCCATAAGCTGAGCCGCAGCCTTTGACTTCATATACTCTGCGTTTTCGGGAGACAGCAGAAACGGAAAGCCGTTACTGTTCAGCGATTGCTGTAAAAAAATATTAAACGCATCCGTCAAGCTCAGTCCATAGGCAGAAAAAACATCCTCAGCCTCTCGCTTGATCTCCGGGTTAATGCGCATCTGAAACATCGCCGTTTTGGGCGCAGAAGCTACATTGATACTTGAACCTTGCATAGCTCAGACCTCCTTTTTCTTTAGTATACCCACAGTAGTGGAAAATGTCAACACATTGTCAGTACAAAACACTATATAGAGACATTAACTTTTGATTGTTCTCGATGTAAATGAGTGATTCCGACCAAATATCCGTTTTATCTCGTATTTCGCCTCTTTTTTGCACTTTGCATTTTTAAGTAGTGAAAAAATTCGATTCTTTGAGGTGAATACACACCGCAAGAGGTTGGCGTCAACCTGAAGGACGGCTACAACGGCGACCTGACCTCTCGTGAGGCCGGCAGCGTGGGCGGCCAGATGGTCAAGAAGATGATCGAGTCCTACGAGAAGAACCTGTAACGGAAGCTCTCGTAAGAAGACCCAAGAGCGCTTTGGAGTTTTTCTCCAAAGCGCTCTTCAGCTTGTCAAAGCCCTCCCGGGGCTTGCCGCCTCCGAGGGCGAGTCCCGGGAGGTCAGATTGTTGCACACCAGATACCAGTATTTTTCCCGCTCTCCGTTGTAGACGGACCCGCCGGAACACATAGCTGCGCCGCAGCAGGCGCAGTAGGCGATGCCGCCGAAGATGCTGTGGCGGAAGACCGGGTTTACGCCGTTGGCCTTGGTGTTCTCCCCCCATGAAATGGGCCGCCAGGTCGAACTGCTCCTGGGACACCAGCGCCTGGTGGGTGTCCTTGGTGAATACCCGCTCCACCACATAGGTGGCCGAGCCGATCTGCTGCTCATTTTTGTTATCCAAGTTCTTCCACCTCCGCTATCATTATGAACGCTTCTTTTCCGCTTTAACCAAAAAGCCGCCGAGCATACAGGCAAAATATTTTGTCTGCAAGCTCCACGGCTCTGCATTTTTGACTTGTTTTATCACGAGCAAAACAGGCGGCTGGTGGCTGCCAGCCTCACGGGAATCTCACCCCGGCCCATGCTGATGGGTGCGCCGTACGATGCTTTGAGGGCGTCCAATGCGGGAGTATCTTTAAGGGTGCCAGTGGTCGTGGCCCACAGAGTGCCGCTCTGTTTCGGCGCAGCTTCTCCGTAACCGCCAAGCCCACCCGAACATGGGAGCGCATAAGGAAAAGAAATGTCTGAATGTTCATGAAAATATTTGCTTTTTTCGGATTTTGAGATATACTATTTCTATATAAGCTCCGCAGGGGAAAGGGGATTCATGATGGAGAATAAAATGGAAGAAAGAAACTGGAAGTATAAAATCAACGGTGGATGGCCTACGCTCATCATGGCTTCGGTCATGCTGGCAATCTTTGGCGGGATCACGGTTTGGCTCTACACCACACGGAATGGTGCCTTCATCGGCGGCCTGATTGTGACGGCCTGTATGGCGATTGGCTTCATTTTATCCGTATGCAGCGTTCTATTTTTTAAGGTGTTCGTGGATAAGGACGGCTTTTTTTGTCAAACCGCACCGGGCAACGGGCGGTACTATCGCTACAGCGAGATCCGCAATATGTGGCTCAGTTCCGGCAGGGAGACAAACGCACGCCAGCCGACCTACTGCAACTTTGAAACGGTAGAAGGAAAGCGGATGAGATTCCTCGTACTTGGCTCCCAAATCGATGCAGTTGATTATATGATCGAGCGGGTCGAG from Vescimonas fastidiosa includes:
- a CDS encoding replication initiator protein A, translating into MPEKFDYYYGEESESCSFYRIPRLLILGTRFSGLSTDAKLLYGLMLDRMNLSARNGWYDGAGRVYIYYTLEEIQESLRCGHGKAVRLLAELDTEKGIGLIERKKQGQGKPTRIYVKRYTTRAVPPPADFPGEEVKTSENGKSRVPQSGRADFPKGDGNYTDRKQTDVNQLYRSSSSPPGGGRWERERMTEKVRSQVEYSRLCERYEVELIDELVAVITDVLCSTRPTLRVGGELLPAWQVQKRFRLLERDHLEYVIESLQRTTAQVVNVRAYLMTTLYNAPVTIYHYYQAEVQHDLAGG
- a CDS encoding type II toxin-antitoxin system RelE/ParE family toxin; the encoded protein is MYKLKITPAAAGDLAEISAYISMQLHNPQAARRIAKNITHDLRLLQQNPHLGFSVSSKIGRETNLRALLSGNYFLFYCVENETIQISRILDGRQDYLRVLFRTEEEK
- a CDS encoding type II toxin-antitoxin system RelB/DinJ family antitoxin, encoding MQGSSINVASAPKTAMFQMRINPEIKREAEDVFSAYGLSLTDAFNIFLQQSLNSNGFPFLLSPENAEYMKSKAAAQLMAEIDKGWKSAEEGGWLTLEEVESQLGLTDV